One Aegilops tauschii subsp. strangulata cultivar AL8/78 chromosome 7, Aet v6.0, whole genome shotgun sequence genomic window carries:
- the LOC109771085 gene encoding very-long-chain 3-oxoacyl-CoA reductase 1: protein MDTDACLRQPEPWFFSLAILGALYVAAFACRLFHISGLALCLCQPKDLRRSYGAWAVVTGPTSGIGRSMAVELARRGLNLVLVGRDPAALQDVSDTVSSAHGVLTKTVQFDFSLVSTPQGDEAMGRLREAVAGLEVGVLVNNAGVAKPGAVYLHEADAEAWVRMVRVNLWAMTEVTAAVLPGMVERGRGAIVNIGSGAAEALPSYPLYSVYGASKQYVAQFSRSLYVEYTGKGIDVQCQAPLYVDTKMVVSMVTWGGYVSQVVMPTPDAYAGAAARCIGHRYPFCLPNLGHRLQMCFNQFVPGRILVVLCFRETLQQRAMHLPRS from the exons ATGGACACCGACGCGTGCCTCCGGCAGCCGGAGCCATGGTTCTTCTCGCTGGCCATCCTCGGCGCCCTCTACGTCGCCGCCTTCGCGTGCCGCCTCTTCCACATCTCTGGCCTCGCGCTCTGCCTGTGCCAGCCCAAGGACCTCCGCCGCAGCTACGGGGCGTGGGCCGTCGTCACCGGACCGACGTCCGGCATCGGCCGCTCCATGGCCGTGGAGCTCGCGCGGCGCGGCCTCAACCTCGTGCTCGTCGGCCGCGATCCCGCCGCGCTCCAGGACGTCTCCGATACCGTCTCCAGTGCACACGGCGTGCTGACCAAGACCGTGCAGTTTGACTTCTCCCTCGTCTCCACTCCTCAAG GGGACGAGGCGATGGGGCGGCTCCGGGAGGCGGTGGCGGGGTTGGAGGTGGGGGTGCTGGTGAACAACGCCGGGGTGGCGAAGCCAGGCGCGGTTTACCTGCACGAGGCCGATGCGGAGGCGTGGGTGAGGATGGTACGGGTGAACCTGTGGGCGATGACGGAGGTGACAGCGGCCGTGCTGCCCGGCatggtggagcgggggaggggcGCCATCGTCAACATCGGCTCCGGCGCCGCGGAGGCGCTGCCCTCCTACCCGCTCTACTCCGTCTATGGCGCCAGCAAACA GTACGTTGCTCAGTTCTCCAGGAGCCTCTACGTTGAATACACGGGCAAAGGAATCGATGTGCAGTGTCAG GCCCCGCTATATGTGGACACAAAGATGGTGGTTAGCATGGTAACGTGGGGAGGCTACGTGTCGCAGGTGGTCATGCCAACGCCAGACGCGTATGCCGGTGCAGCTGCACGCTGTATTGGGCACCGTTACCCGTTTTGCCTGCCCAACTTGGGCCATCGGCTGCAGATGTGCTTCAACCAATTTGTGCCCGGCCGCATCCTCGTTGTGCTTTGCTTCCGCGAGACCCTTCAACAGAGGGC